The following coding sequences are from one Cercospora beticola chromosome 4, complete sequence window:
- the CDC21 gene encoding thymidylate synthase (BUSCO:EOG09263RVR): protein MAPAAVEASTAIEPQLQVKTENGTVNGHTKPHEEYQYLNLIRDILQHGEHRPDRTGTGTLSIPFPPQHRYTLSKPDGTLVLPLLTTKRVFLRAVVAELLWFVAADTNAKTLQDQNVHIWDGNGSREYLDSVGLSHREEGDLGPVYGFQWRHFGAEYKDCHTDYTGQGVDQLAEVIHKLKNNPYDRRIIMSAWNPADMKKMALPPCHMFAQFYVSFPKDASTRGNGSKRGVLHCLLYQRSNDMGLGVPFNIASYALLTHMIARATDLVPGSLTHTMGDAHVYLDHKEALEVQLQREPRDFPTLEISREVGCSIDGWKAEDFKVVGYEPHKSIAMKMSV, encoded by the coding sequence ATggcgccagcagcagtcgaagCCAGCACCGCGATTGAGCCTCAGCTTCAAGTCAAGACGGAAAACGGTACCGTCAATGGGCATACGAAACCGCACGAAGAGTACCAATATTTGAACCTCATTCGAGACATTCTACAACATGGTGAACATCGCCCCGATAGAACTGGAACTGGCACGCTCTCTATCCCATTCCCACCGCAACATCGCTATACTCTTTCCAAACCAGATGGGACATTAGTATTGCCACTCCTGACCACGAAACGCGTCTTTCTACGTGCGGTGGTAGCAGAGTTGCTGTGGTTCGTTGCAGCAGATACCAATGCGAAGACGCTCCAGGATCAGAACGTTCACATCTGGGATGGTAACGGGTCTAGAGAGTACCTAGACAGCGTTGGACTTTCTCaccgcgaagaaggcgatcttGGGCCAGTCTATGGATTTCAATGGAGACATTTTGGTGCCGAGTACAAGGATTGCCATACAGACTATACTGGACAAGGAGTGGATCAGCTGGCTGAGGTCATTCACAAGCTCAAGAACAATCCTTACGACAGAAGAATCATTATGTCTGCCTGGAATCCCGCAGatatgaagaagatggcttTGCCACCTTGTCACATGTTTGCCCAGTTCTATGTTTCGTTCCCCAAGGACGCAAGCACGAGGGGAAATGGCAGTAAGCGCGGTGTTCTCCATTGTCTACTCTACCAACGCAGCAACGACATGGGCCTAGGGGTGCCATTCAACATTGCTTCGTACGCACTGTTAACACACATGATTGCGCGCGCCACCGACCTGGTTCCTGGCAGTCTAACGCATACGATGGGAGATGCGCACGTCTATCTGGATCACAAGGAAGCCTTAGAGGTACAATTACAACGAGAGCCGCGCGACTTTCCGACGCTGGAGATATCGAGAGAAGTGGGTTGCAGTATTGATGGATGGAAAGCGGAAGACTTCAAAGTTGTTGGATACGAGCCGCACAAGTCCATTGCCATGAAGATGAGTGTATAG